GCAGGCGCTCGAAGCGCACGGTGGTTTCATCGATTTTTTTTGCGTACTCCGTCATGTTTTCCTCCTGAATTTTTGTCGGTGGATTTCAATTGCTTCTCCAGCGCATCGAGCCGGATCGACCAGAAGCGGCGGGTCCGGTTGAGCCAGTCTTCCAATTCGTCCATGCCGGCCGGGTTGAGGGTATAGATCCGCTGTTGGGCCCGGGTTTCGACTTGAACCAGCTGAGCCTCGCGCAGGACTTTCAAATGTTGAGAGACGGCCGGCGGGCTGATCGGGAAATGATGGCCGATGTCGCTGGCCGAGAGCTGGCCGGATCGGGCCAATAGCTCGACGATGCTGCGGCGGGTGGGGTCGGCAAGGGCGGCGAATATCGACATAAGCCCTTTATATAGCCAAATACTTAATTAAGTAAACAATTAAATAAAAATTAGGAGCCGAAGACCCGGCGCAGGATGTCGGTGACCCGGGCCGCCGGATCCTTGCGGATTTTTTTCTCTTCTTCGGCGATGAGCTTGAAGAGGCCGGAAACCGCCCGCTCGGTGACATAGTCCTCGAGGTTGGGATTCACCTTTTGCATGAAGGGAATGCGGTTGTATTGGGTGACCAGCGGGTTCCAGTACTTG
Above is a window of bacterium DNA encoding:
- a CDS encoding metalloregulator ArsR/SmtB family transcription factor, whose product is MSIFAALADPTRRSIVELLARSGQLSASDIGHHFPISPPAVSQHLKVLREAQLVQVETRAQQRIYTLNPAGMDELEDWLNRTRRFWSIRLDALEKQLKSTDKNSGGKHDGVRKKNR